One window of the Triticum dicoccoides isolate Atlit2015 ecotype Zavitan chromosome 3B, WEW_v2.0, whole genome shotgun sequence genome contains the following:
- the LOC119277042 gene encoding dof zinc finger protein 5-like, which produces MLSHVEMAPAGAGGGFKLFGKVITQCVEGTQASPSPSPVFAAQDEERRLHGETDRTTTAVKREAADMDSSQQQQQQGAEASRRTQLQESAEARAAAAPLPCPRCRSRETKFCYFNNYNVNQPRHFCKACHRYWTAGGALRNVPIGAGRRKNRPLGPIATVAGHHHHHHRAAAGFVLGFPSPSSSPTSPPPVYADRWQLGPDGRF; this is translated from the coding sequence ATGCTCTCCCACGTCGAGATGGCACCCGCCGGGGCCGGCGGCGGCTTCAAGCTGTTCGGCAAGGTCATCACGCAGTGCGTCGAGGGGACCCaggcgtcgccgtcgccgtcgcccgtgtTCGCCGCGCAGGACGAGGAGCGGCGGCTGCACGGCGAGACGGACCGGACGACGACGGCGGTCAAGCGGGAGGCGGCGGACATGGACTcgtcgcagcagcagcagcagcagggagcGGAGGCATCGCGGCGGACGCAGCTGCAGGAGTCGGCGGAGGCGCGCGCGGCCGCGGCGCCGCTGCCGTGCCCGCGGTGCCGGAGCCGGGAGACCAAGTTCTGCTACTTCAACAACTACAACGTGAACCAGCCGCGCCACTTCTGCAAGGCCTGCCACCGCTACTGGACGGCCGGCGGCGCGCTCCGCAACGTGCCCATCGGCGCCGGGCGCCGCAAGAACCGCCCGCTCGGCCCCATCGCCACCGTCGccgggcaccaccaccaccaccaccgcgccgccgccggcttCGTCCTCGGCTTCCCCAgcccctcctcctcccccacctCCCCACCGCCGGTGTACGCCGACCGGTGGCAGCTCGGGCCGGATGGCCGGTTCTGA